The following proteins come from a genomic window of Aspergillus oryzae RIB40 DNA, chromosome 4:
- a CDS encoding cytochrome P450 (predicted protein), with protein MRGECDATSNMLFYRAFWHRLCGFPGPFLARLSNFYVTSLSAKRLHLYEEVQKLHQQYGDYVRLGPTELSIADPQAVKALYSGQAKVTKGPWYTVLEPRVSLQMSRDKKEHARRRKVWDQGFSSKAVRKNVGKPMDMAKWFNYYSFDVMGDLSFGKSFNMLAGGQDTYFSTQLHADMKSIGLFSHLTWLFPFFKRIPILNKDYLKFWDWVGGRVEERIKTNMCSDTTAATLTNLFFHLAADHTWQAKLQEELDALPDLTQEKVTNVKLLDALINETLRLHPAVPSGTQRLTPPEGLQIGDKYIPGDVMVCIPTHTLFRDERAFVRPDEFLPQRWMTQPELVKDASVFIPFNAGPYSCVGKQLALMELRRVTAEILTRYDVEFAQGQTTEDFLDGKRDTFTLVTAPLKLVFRER; from the exons ATGAGGGGAGAATGTGATGCTACATCAAA TATGCTCTTTTATCGCGCCTTTTGGCATCGTCTTTGCGGCTTCCCCGGGCCATTTCTTGCCAGGCTTTCGAATTTCTACGTGACCTCACTTTCTGCCAAGAGACTACATCTCTACGAGGAGGTTCAAAAGCTGCATCAGCAGTATGGCGATTATGTTCGATTAG GTCCAACTGAACTCTCGATTGCCGATCCTCAAGCCGTAAAAGCCCTCTACAGTGGCCAGGCCAAAGTGACCAAAGGACCATGGTATACCGTGTTGGAGCCCCGAGTATCTCTCCAAATGTCgagagacaaaaaagaacacGCACGCCGCAGAAAGGTGTGGGATCAGGGCTTTAGTTCCAAAG CTGTCCGCAAGAATGTTGGCAAACCGATGGATATGGCGAAGTGGTTCAATTACTACAGCTTCGATGTCATGGGCGATCTGTCCTTTGGAAAATCCTTTAACATGCTGGCTGGAGGGCAAGATACGTACTTCTCGACTCAGCTGCATGCAGATATGAAGAGTATTGGTCTGTTTAGCCACCTGACATGGCTATTTCCGTTTTTCAAAAGAATCCCTATTCTCAATAAGGATTACCTCAAGTTCTGGGATTGGGTTGGAGGcagggtggaggagagaatTAAA ACTAATATGTGTAGTGATACTACTGCTGCCACCTTGACTAAtctgttcttccatctcgCGGCCGACCACACCTGGCAAGCAAAGCTCCAGGAAGAACTAGACGCATTGCCTGATTTGACCCAGGAGAAAGTGACAAATGTTAAGTTACTGGACGCACTTATCAATGAAACCCTGCGGTTGCATCCTGCTGTGCCATCCGGTACCCAACGATTGACTCCTCCGGAGGGTCTCCAGATCGGTGATAAGTATATACCTGGTGATGTGATGGTGTGCATACCGACGCACACATTATTTCGAG ACGAACGAGCCTTTGTCCGGCCGGACGAATTCCTTCCTCAGAGATGGATGACACAGCCGGAGCTCGTAAAAGACGCGTCCGTCTTCATCCCATTTAATGCGG GTCCGTATTCCTGCGTTGGGAAGCAACTTGCCCTGATGGAGCTCCGTCGTGTGACTGCCGAGATATTGACGAGATATGATGTTGAATTTGCCCAAGGGCAAACAACTGAGGATTTCCTGGATGGTAAGAGAGATACATTTACTCTGGTAACTGCGCCTTTGAAGTTGGTATTCCGTGAGAGGTGA
- a CDS encoding uncharacterized protein (Zn-dependent alcohol dehydrogenases, class III) → MITTTAIVAREPEEPLSINWTMEEVEVYTPGEGEILVEMRATGICHTDIVLSSVPAGTSGIQYPKILGHEGAGIVRALGQNVKSVEVGDPVLLSYYSCSSCASCQSAHPAYCEAFAGENYVGRQGGMKISKNGEEPWSKYFGQSSFARHSLASEISVVNVKDMIKSEDELKLFAPLGCGFQTGMGAILNSSNAGPDDVVMILGLGAVGMGALMTAKIRECKAIIVVDKVEARLEHAKRLGASHTINTGTPDKPNLKDAVRQLFPSGASVVIDTTGVPTLIEQSLQATQKRGKLVLIGVPPLGYELNVDVVQHINV, encoded by the exons atgaTTACCACAACCGCTATCGTTGCTCGTGAGCCCGAAGAGCCACTGAGCATAAACTGGACGATGGAGGAGGTCGAGGTATATACGCCTGGTGAGGGAGAAATACTTGTGGAAATGCGCGCGACAGGCATTTGTCATACGGATATAGTTCTATCATCTGTACCAGCTGGGACAAGTGGAATCCAGTATCCAAAGATACTGGGACATGAAG GGGCCGGTATCGTACGCGCACTAGGTCAGAATGTGAAGTCCGTTGAGGTTGGAGATCCAGTTCTACTCTCTTACTACTCCTGTTCATCCTGTGCATCGTGTCAGAGCGCGCATCCTGCATATTGCGAGGCGTTCGCCGGGGAGAATTACGTTGGACGGCAGGGAGGAATGAAAATCAGTAAGAATGGGGAAGAGCCCTGGTCCAAATACTTTGGCCAGTCTAGCTTTGCCCGGCACAGTCTGGCGAGCGAAATCAGCGTTGTCAACGTTAAAGATATGATTAAGAGTGAAGACGAGCTCAAGCTCTTTGCGCCACTGGGATGTGGATTCCAAACTGGAATGGGCGCCATCTTGAACTCGTCTAATGCTGGCCcggatgatgttgtcatgATCTTGGGGCTGGGTGCTGTTGGGATGGGAGCGCTTATG ACAGCCAAAATCCGTGAATGCAAAGCTATAATTGTTGTCGATAAGGTTGAGGCGCGCCTGGAACACGCCAAACGACTAGGGGCATCACATACCATCAACACAGGAACCCCTGATAAACCAAACTTAAAGGATGCCGTTCGTCAACTATTTCCCTCAGGGGCGTCAGTAGTCATCGATACCACAGGTGTTCCCACTCTGATTGAACAAAGCCTCCAGGCTACacagaaaagaggcaaaCTGGTGCTTATTGGGGTTCCTCCCTTAGGGTATGAGCTGAATGTCGATGTCGTACAGCATATAAAT GTTTGA